The Mauremys reevesii isolate NIE-2019 linkage group 7, ASM1616193v1, whole genome shotgun sequence genome includes the window CTTTTCATATCGGTATCAGGGAACTCAGGGTGGTCCGCCTAGCCTGCTAAGCATTCCTGCTCCACATTACAGACCCGGTGGTTTTGGTTCTCACGGACAATACTACTGCCATGTACTACATCAACAGTCACAACACAgcaccttctctccccccccagcaTTTCAGGAGGCAATTTGTCTGTGGGAGTTCTGCATCACACACTCAGTTTATCTAAAAGCATCTTATCTGCCGGGTACATAGAACCAACGTGCAGCTCTTTCTCCACTCATCACAAATGGTCTCTTCGACCAAACTTTGCATGGGacatctttgtgtgtgtgtgtgtgtgtgactcccTGATAGACCTGTTTGTGAGAACAGAAAATGCAGTTATGCTCCCTGTGAGGCCACACCCCAGGGTCTCTTATGGATGCCTTCCTGTTAGCATGGACAACTCACCTGTATGATGCCTTTTCCCCACATTCAACTGATAAACAAGGTTTTTACAAAGATCAAGCAGGACCAAGCACAGGTCATCTTCATAGCCCCAGTGTGGCCCAGACAGCAATGGTTCACTACCCCATTAAGCCTTTTGGTAGAGACCCCAATCCAGCTTCTTCTACACTTGGACCTGGTTTCCTGAGACCACCATCAGCTGTTCCACCTGAACCTCTGCTCTCTTCATCATCTGACAACCTGGAACTGCCATGGCTGAATCCTGAAAAGCATGGAGCAGGTCAGTAAAATTCTATTAGACAGTTATAAATCCTCCATCAGGGCAACTTACCTGGTTAAGGGGAAGTGATTCTCCACCTGGTCTTCCCAGCATAGTGTTCCACCTCCACAGTCCTCATTGCAACTTATTTTGGAGTACCTTCTGCTCTTGAACCAGCAAGGCCTGGCCTTTTCTTCAGTCAAGGTCCACCTGGCAGCCATTTCAGCCTTCCATCCTAAGGTCGACAATAAGGTTGGTCTTTTTGCAAAAAATGGTAATCCGCTTTCTCAAAGGCCTGGAGAGGGTGTACTCTCTCAGGGAAAGGAGCCGATCCCTCCTTGGGACCTGAACGTCATCCTGTTAAAGCCTACAGACCCACCCTTTGAACCGCTAGCAACGTGCTCATTGTTCCACCTCTCCTGGAAAGTGGCCTTCTTAATGGCCAGAGAATTTCGGAGATCTGAGCCCTCACATCAGAACCCCCCTACATAATCTTCTTCAAAGATAAAGTACAACTGTGCCCACCTACAAAGTTCCTTTCAAAAGTGGTCGCAAAATTGCACTGCATCCAAGCAATTTTTCTACCAGTATTCTATCCTACACTGCATGTGAATAAGGAGGAACAGTGCCCACACTCTTTGGAAGTTAGATGGGCCCTGGCATTTTATATTCAAAGTACCAAACCGTTCCACAGGCCAACTCAGCTGTTCATAGTGATAGCAGAGAGAATTAAGCGACTCCCCATCTCTGCTCAGATGATTTAGTCTTGGATTACCTCATGTatacgcagggccggctctagattttttgccaccccaagcaaaaaaaattttggctgccccccatcccagccctgggctcccccccacactcctctgctgccccagccctgggctcttccccccatccacaccccctgccgccccagtgctgggcttcccccttctctcccaccagtgccctcccccccccgccaccccagccctgggctcccccccaccccctcaccagtgcccccccccacacacctcctgccgccccagtcctgggcactcccccccccccccacatacctgcaccctccttccgccgcagccctgggtcactggtaactcgctcccagggcaggtcattcagcaggaattttagatgtgcacagaacacggacaggattggttcccatattgttacagaactgcagtaaagtggagcAATTTTCAGcgtgtgtgattggaggatatctggatgcatattataagactgtcctacatcaatgaggaaaagttgaggtgcctttattattcttttgttccactctttctttctatggggaatttgccaatgcaatatcactgtcttccttttaaacaaacaaacaaaaaaaaggcaatggctgttgaaaatagcaattccagtcctaataaccactgggaagcatttcttgctcaattttattctactttttctacagcaagttacagtggatcagtatatttgatttgggagaaatgaagtaacagctgcccaaactgagcttgagcactcctgaattttgaggtgttcaaatctggaaggcaggtgctgggagtgtgtgtggggaggagctgtgggctctgcgggggagcacagcagcatgtatgcagcagcgtgtctggcgctgcgcagagccagacacgctcgtctgagtggcacggtaaggggtcTGGGGTTTTGCAGAAGGGGTAGgcggttctgggggggcagtcaagggacagggagcaggggaagttagatgggtcaggggttctggtgggcagtcaggggacaggcagcggttggataggcatgggagtcccaggggtttgtcaggggacaggtagggggtgggatcctaggGGGGAAGTTGAGGGGGTCTCAGGAGAGggaagttggggacaaggagaagggaggcttagttaggggtaggggtcccaggagggggcaatcaggggacaaggagcagcagtgcttagataggggtggggatcctggggggcagttaggggcaggggtcccaggagggagtagtcaggggacaaggagcaacagtgcttagataggggttggggtcctggggggcagttaggggcaggggtcccaggagggagtagtcaggggacaaggagcagtggtgcttagctagggggtggggtcctgggggcagttaggggcaggggtcccaggagggggcgatcaggggacaaggagcagcggtgcttagatagggggtggagtcctggggggcagttaggggcaggggtcccaggagggggtgatcaggggataAGGAGCggcggtgcttagatagggggtgcggtcctggggggcagttggggcaggggtcccagaaggCAGCAATCAGTGGACAAGGAGCAgcagtgcttagatagggggtggggtcctggggggcagttaggggcaggggtcccgggagggggtgatcaggcgacagggagtgtgtgtggggggggcttaGATAGGTTGGGGTTTCTGTCGGGGACAGTCGGAGGGAGtagatggtggcagggtggggctaccctcgctccccgtggagtgtcttgttttttgaatgttaaaatatggtgtccctaccattcacagcattcacagcacgctgccgcatgaggtccccctccttcctttccagttggtagtggccaagggaatgctgggaaatgtagttctttccctgctccagggctggctctataggcagggagctaaccaaggaactacaactcccagagcCCCCTATTGgttctgccgcccctgcaaatgggctgccccaagcaggtgcttgctttgctggtgcctagagctgctggTGTATACGGGCATGATACAAACTTGCGGGAATCCTTCCTCTGGCTAACCTGAATGCTCATTCCACAAGATCTCAGGCCTCTTCCTAGCACAAATTCCTATTCAAGACAGCTGCAGGGCAGCAACCTGTTCCTCAGTGCACACATTCTCGGTGCACTTTGCCATTACCCAACAGGGCAGGGATGATGCCAACTTTGACCACACGGTCTTGCAGTCAGCTTTTACTTGAACTCCAAGCCCACCTCCTTTGCAacctgcttgtgagtcacctacattggaatggacatgtgcaagcactcaaagaaaaaaacccaatagttgctaacctttctgtaacttgttctttgagatgaggtgcacatgtccattccaagactGCCCTCTGTCTCCGACCCCTCTTATCCGAGGCAGTTGGTCCCCGCTCCAGTCGGTCCGGCCCGGCTTGTACCCCGTGGGTCCTTGCCGCGCAGGCTCCGTGGGGGCCGCTCCGGTGACCGTTGCTCTGTCTTTGCAGGGGGGACAATGGAGACTCTGCTGCAGCTGGCAAGATGGGGCCTCTTGGGCCGTAGCCTCTCCCTGGTCCAGACCGCGAGGAGCCTCCACTGTGGGGTCGCCAGCTGGATCCATGTGAAGTTGCCCCCTGAACCTAAAGAGGTTGATCGCTGGACAGAGAAACGAGCCTTATTTGGGGTCTCGTTTCTCTGTCAACCCCCAGAGctcaacccccggctctgccccaggccccgcccccttcacCCCTTTGGGAATTCTAGGAGACTTCCAGGTTCACCCCAAGGACTTGATCATAGGGCCCAGCTGGCTGCGAGGCTGGCGGGGAAATGAGCTACAGAGATGCATCCGCAAGAAGCAAATTGTAGGTCATCGAATGTTTGATCAGGATTACAAGAACCTTAACAAAAGGATCAGGTTCCTGTACAGACGCTTCAACCGCACTGGAAAGCACCGCTAGGAGCAGACCTGTGAGAACTCTCCATGTGCATCCTGGAAGGAATGGCATCCTGGGTGTAACAGGTTTAGCACCTGGAGCTGTGCACATATTGGGGTGTTGTAAAATCATAATAAACTGAGTTGCTCTTCTACAACTACCTTCTACCTTTGATCCTACTTGAAGCTCAGTTCCGACCTACAGACCCTCCTGCTTGTCCAGTCCTGAGCTACCTTTGCTGATTATTTCTTCACCACCATCACCCTTAAATTTATCTTCTTACTGCTTCTCTTAGTTTGGCTCCCCATATTGCTCTATTGCAACCCCTCCCTGTAGTATCTGGTTTCCAGCTTCATAGTTTGTCACACCAATCTTAATATTGAAATGACACAAAACATTAAATTATTTCAATTATCAgcactcaggaaaaaaaaaaaaaagaatacaagCACCGACTTTTCAAActgctgggggtgctcaaccccccggctctgccccaggccccgcccccttctcccaaggccccaacccaccctgcctcttcctgcccccgccctgTCCCTTGCCGCTcagttctgccccctctcccGAGCGTGCtgcattcctgctcctccccctccctcccagcctccctgaACTCGGCGAAACAGCTGTTTGCGGCAGCCAGGAGGCATGGGGACGGAGGGGGGAGGCTCTGATCCGCGGGGCCACCGGCGGGAGGGTGGTGCCGGGGGTGGgcaggagctgatggggggggctgCCCCGGAACACCCACACAGTCGGTGCCTATGggtaagaagaaactgaaggTGCGTGGCAGAACTGTTTATACCAGTGCTCTGAGCGCATGGCACCAGAGGGTGCTGGAGCTGATGTGCCGGATACCACTGTGGGAAAAAATTCCAGCAACTGTGTTCAGGATGTGCACACACCTACATTGgagtgcaacacatcttgaagaacaacagttacagaaagttTAGTAACCATTTCCCTCCACATGTTGGTTTTTCTTTAAGATTTCAATTAAAGTATTAACAGCGCCCAATACTGCTTATTTTGTATGATCTGAGAAAATCACAATTTGAGGTGGTTAGGTTGTTTGGACTTTAATCAAGTATATGAAATTGTAAACAAAAATTGTtgaatcaataaaaataaataactgagGCAGTGGTGTCATCTTTATAGGGATAAGGAAGTCAAGGCTTTTAAGTTTTTGGTGACATGGAGGTTACAAAAGGATAATTTATTGTTTTGTGTTATGTTGCCATAAAATAAATGATAAAACTACCAGATAATTTTCAATAAATATAATAATTCGATCTCTCAAAATTTGGAAACACAATACAATggattaaaaataattaacagaATAATACATGTCCTAATTTCAATTTAGTATTCTCTATAAATTCTCAGACCCATTGATTTTAATCACAAATTTTTCACCCTGAGCTTTTTAAAGAAATCAATGTCTGTAGAACAAAATTTTCTAGTTGATGGCAAAAGATCTATTGGGAGATACTTACTagttttaataaataattaaatattagtcTCTATTTTACATCATCCTTTTTATCTTGAGAGAGGGTGGAGATGTTAACATATGCATACATCCCCTTGCCCTCCTCACAAACACATGCAATGTTTGTAGATCCAGTACAAAACAGAAATGTCTTTTGTTGCACTCAGAGCATGATATCATGACATTGGTTTTCAACTGTTAGAATACTGACTTCTTTCTCACCACAGGAAATGATTCACACCCCAATATCAATATGTGAGTTTAGCAAGAGGTCTGCGGCTGAAATTTTACCTCAGTAAATAAAATACTTTTGAACTCACGTCACAAAAATGTATTTACAGTTCAGCAAGGTTCCTGATAAACAGGGGTTAGTTGTGTAGCTCATTGTACATCATACCATCTAGTTTTGACACTGCTAGGGTATGAATAGGAAAATTATATGACCAAGAgtttgattcaaagcccattgaagtcagtagagaaactcccatggatttcagtgggctttagacTAGGCTCCAGGTGAGAATTAAGGCAGGATCAATGGGATCTTTGTCCCACTCTTTCAGGAGGGTGAAATGTAGCATTGAGTTAGTAAGAAGCAGAAAGAATAGCACAAACCTGGATAGCCACCTACTGCAGTCATAGGACTCAGGGAGGAGGAGATTCACCTTATGTCTATGGTTCTCTCCTTAATCCTTCATGTCATATCAAAATGAAATCTGTGGTGGCACTCCCTGGAAGCATGTGACTCAGACTTCTTCAGCATGGCTGGGACACACTGTCAACTCTGCAAGGGTACCCAATGTTTTAGTTGGGAACCAAGTTAGTAGCTAGGTCGAATGATGGAAGAATTCTACCATTGacttagcactgtctacactggggcatAGGTCAGTCAGTTTAACTGTCTCTcaaggggtgtgaatttttcacacctctgagtgacctAGCAGGGTTGACCTAACTTTCTAGTGTAAACCAGCCCTTACATCTCTCCATGTGAGTTCAGTGTAAGCTTAAAAGTGTACAAAACTAAAAGTAGTTTTCATGGTGAAAATTTGTAAAGAAAATTATGGTGTAAAAGTAATGAGGAGCTATTAGTTTGCACAAGAACAGTCTCTACAAGTAGACTATTAGGAATACTATTTGGTTCTGTACTTTTTTCATTAAAACGTATCAATGGACATGTGTAATTTCCCCCAagtttagtttatttttaaatgaagtattACAGTTAACATGATTTTGTACTGAAAGTGAAACATCTGTATACAAAGTTTTCCTGATAAAATTATGGTAGTGCCAGATGCCACTATTTATAATTttacatattcataaacaatcaaccaatatagaaaaaataaagaaaatttgGATAAAAGGAAAGCATAAATGAGGCAGAAATATAATTTAAACTTCCTATTCATAAGAAAGATATAGCACAT containing:
- the LOC120369038 gene encoding 39S ribosomal protein L51, mitochondrial-like, whose translation is METLLQLARWGLLGRSLSLVQTARSLHCGVASWIHVKLPPEPKEVDRWTEKRALFGVSFLCPAPFTPLGILGDFQVHPKDLIIGPSWLRGWRGNELQRCIRKKQIVGHRMFDQDYKNLNKRIRFLYRRFNRTGKHR